One genomic segment of Desulfocapsa sulfexigens DSM 10523 includes these proteins:
- a CDS encoding ABC transporter ATP-binding protein produces the protein MGYKGIQIEGLKKRYGNGETAVDALKKVDMHVAPGEVVGLIGPSGSGKSTLLKSLGAVIEPTAGRMILGDEVIYDDGWKVKDLRALRRDKIGFVFQAPYLIPFLDVTDNIALLPMLAGVPNGEARERAIELLKALDVEHRAKAMPSQLSGGEQQRVAIARGLINRPPVILADEPTAPLDSERALAVIRILNDMAHQYETAIIIVTHDEKIIPTFKRIYHIRDGVTYEEAGEGRDF, from the coding sequence TCGAAGGATTAAAAAAACGTTATGGCAACGGAGAAACCGCCGTAGATGCCCTTAAAAAGGTAGATATGCATGTGGCCCCAGGTGAAGTGGTCGGTCTGATCGGACCGTCAGGATCAGGCAAAAGTACGTTGCTGAAATCCCTCGGAGCGGTGATCGAACCCACTGCCGGGCGAATGATTCTTGGAGATGAGGTCATTTATGACGATGGCTGGAAAGTGAAGGATTTGCGCGCCCTGCGCCGCGATAAAATTGGTTTTGTCTTCCAGGCTCCGTATCTCATTCCTTTCCTCGATGTAACCGACAACATCGCATTGCTCCCCATGCTTGCAGGTGTGCCAAATGGTGAAGCACGTGAGCGGGCAATAGAGTTACTAAAAGCCCTTGATGTGGAACATCGTGCCAAGGCCATGCCATCCCAACTCTCGGGAGGTGAGCAGCAGAGGGTAGCCATTGCCCGGGGCTTGATTAACCGCCCACCGGTAATTCTAGCCGACGAGCCTACGGCACCTCTCGACAGCGAACGGGCACTGGCTGTCATTCGTATTTTAAACGATATGGCTCACCAGTACGAAACGGCTATCATCATAGTCACCCATGATGAAAAAATCATCCCGACCTTCAAACGCATCTATCATATCCGTGATGGCGTAACCTACGAGGAAGCCGGAGAAGGTCGCGATTTTTAG
- a CDS encoding cytochrome c, giving the protein MKYKQAIKTIGAVSTIGTSLLLAGIMALADTNTKAGPLTLVKIMQDQGMYMEKITAGIIREDWQQVSESALRIAGHPQPPLTEKIRILGFVGSDVNTYKNYDKKTSQAGQELSQAAERQDGILVVSAFATLQTSCLSCHQHFRIPFQEYFYEHR; this is encoded by the coding sequence ATGAAATACAAACAAGCTATCAAAACAATCGGTGCTGTCAGTACGATTGGGACATCGTTGCTGCTCGCTGGCATTATGGCTTTGGCTGATACCAACACGAAGGCAGGGCCGCTCACTCTTGTAAAGATCATGCAAGACCAGGGCATGTATATGGAGAAAATTACCGCAGGTATTATTCGTGAAGATTGGCAACAGGTGTCAGAAAGTGCACTGCGGATTGCCGGCCATCCTCAGCCGCCGCTGACCGAGAAGATCCGTATCCTTGGTTTTGTCGGTTCGGATGTCAACACGTATAAGAACTACGACAAGAAAACCAGCCAGGCAGGTCAGGAACTCAGTCAAGCAGCTGAGCGCCAGGATGGAATACTGGTGGTTTCTGCCTTTGCAACTTTGCAAACCAGTTGCCTTTCCTGTCATCAGCATTTTCGCATACCGTTTCAGGAGTATTTTTATGAGCATCGTTAA
- a CDS encoding efflux transporter outer membrane subunit produces the protein MSIVKTITGHIFTASIIAGLLAACSIGPDFKRPQSPKVENYTPTPINLGGSQRISEDGLVNQQWWHELGSAKLNALIDEALQANPTLIGYQATLRQADELYAAQAGSSLYPQLGANVGGQRLRSNPGILSGQSGDTQEFSIYNTSVGVQYTFDLVGGNRRALESLAAKVDYQRFQLEGARLTLTTHIVTTAVTQAKLAGQIQATEAILQSQEEQMELTRERVRLGQADRDDVLALQVQVEQTRASIPPLRNQLQQNEHLLAVLTGRAPGNGEGPSFSLHEFTLPADLPLTVPSVLVRTRPDILAAEALLHAANAEYGVAIAQLYPQLTLSANLGSQALTTSALFGSNSAIWSLVGQLTQPLFNPGLPAQKRAALAAFDAAAASYQNVVLESLRNVADVLRALDNDTQRLTSLSAVDVATQESLESIRRQYALGAVSYVGLLIAQQQAQQVRVALVEAQAQRLIDSAAFYQAMGGNEG, from the coding sequence ATGAGCATCGTTAAAACAATAACTGGCCACATCTTCACTGCATCTATCATTGCCGGCCTGCTGGCTGCTTGTTCGATTGGCCCGGATTTCAAGCGCCCCCAATCTCCTAAGGTGGAGAATTACACCCCCACTCCAATAAACCTTGGAGGATCACAGCGTATCAGCGAGGACGGCCTGGTCAATCAACAATGGTGGCATGAGCTCGGCTCAGCAAAGCTAAACGCCCTGATCGATGAAGCCTTGCAAGCTAACCCCACACTGATTGGTTATCAGGCTACGCTACGCCAGGCCGATGAACTGTATGCTGCCCAGGCTGGCTCGAGCCTGTATCCCCAGCTTGGTGCCAACGTAGGTGGCCAGCGGCTGCGCTCTAATCCCGGCATTTTATCAGGGCAGAGTGGTGATACCCAGGAATTCAGTATTTACAACACCAGTGTCGGCGTTCAGTACACCTTCGACCTGGTCGGCGGTAACCGACGCGCCTTGGAGTCCCTGGCCGCCAAGGTTGATTATCAACGCTTCCAACTTGAAGGAGCCAGACTGACGCTAACAACTCATATTGTTACAACCGCTGTCACTCAGGCCAAGCTTGCTGGTCAAATCCAGGCCACAGAGGCCATCCTTCAGTCCCAGGAAGAACAGATGGAGCTGACCAGAGAGCGTGTACGTCTTGGCCAGGCCGATCGAGATGATGTCCTGGCCTTGCAAGTCCAGGTAGAACAGACCCGTGCCAGTATTCCACCCTTGCGGAATCAACTTCAGCAAAACGAGCACCTGCTTGCTGTACTCACCGGTCGGGCTCCAGGGAACGGAGAAGGACCATCCTTCTCCCTTCACGAATTCACTCTGCCGGCTGATCTGCCCCTAACCGTCCCCTCCGTACTGGTTCGCACCCGCCCCGACATTCTGGCTGCCGAAGCCCTGCTGCATGCGGCCAATGCAGAATACGGTGTGGCTATTGCCCAGCTTTACCCCCAACTCACCCTCAGCGCCAATCTTGGTTCACAGGCCTTAACCACCAGTGCGTTGTTTGGCAGCAACTCAGCTATTTGGAGTCTGGTCGGACAGCTGACGCAACCCCTGTTTAATCCGGGATTACCAGCACAAAAACGGGCAGCCCTGGCTGCATTCGATGCAGCGGCGGCCAGTTACCAAAATGTAGTGCTCGAATCGTTACGTAATGTGGCTGATGTGCTGCGTGCCTTGGATAACGATACTCAAAGGTTGACTTCCCTTTCCGCTGTCGATGTGGCAACGCAGGAATCGTTGGAATCCATCCGGCGACAATATGCCCTTGGAGCCGTGAGCTATGTCGGTCTACTCATTGCACAACAGCAGGCACAACAGGTACGAGTAGCTCTGGTCGAGGCGCAGGCACAACGCCTTATCGATAGTGCCGCCTTCTATCAAGCCATGGGTGGAAATGAAGGATGA
- the secG gene encoding preprotein translocase subunit SecG encodes MLTLLTIAHVAVCFFLIVIVLLQHGKGADAGAAFGGGGSSQSLFGSEGPVPLLNKITTASAIVFMVTSVSLAYISSTSSTGSLMNVVPQATMVEEKKESAETVIPMPTAVSEEASPAPEAPKAQE; translated from the coding sequence ATGCTAACTCTTTTAACCATTGCTCATGTTGCAGTATGTTTCTTCCTGATTGTCATTGTCCTGCTCCAGCATGGAAAAGGCGCTGATGCAGGAGCTGCATTTGGTGGTGGTGGGTCTAGTCAGTCGCTGTTCGGGTCAGAAGGCCCTGTGCCGCTGCTTAATAAGATTACAACAGCATCTGCAATAGTTTTTATGGTTACATCTGTAAGTCTTGCTTATATTTCATCGACCTCAAGTACCGGATCATTGATGAACGTAGTACCGCAAGCTACTATGGTGGAAGAAAAAAAAGAATCTGCTGAAACGGTAATCCCAATGCCCACAGCGGTATCTGAAGAAGCTTCACCTGCTCCGGAGGCTCCTAAAGCTCAGGAATAA
- the tpiA gene encoding triose-phosphate isomerase, with product MKRRPLLAGNWKMHTTVIDACQLAAAIGKCSAGLADRDVLLAPPYTVLSEVAHVLQGSDVLIASQNVCWEAEGAFTGEISPTMIKSAGGTAAIIGHSERRQIFHEDHAIINKRVLGALAFGLIPVFCVGETLEEREGEKTFEILEEQLREGLAGVSLQDMGKTVVAYEPVWAIGTGKTASKEQAQEAHAFIRKLLAEMFEKNIADTVRILYGGSVKPDNVDELMAQTDIDGALVGGAALDADSFCRIINFI from the coding sequence ATGAAACGTAGACCATTACTTGCTGGAAACTGGAAAATGCATACTACTGTAATTGATGCATGTCAGCTGGCCGCTGCGATAGGGAAATGTTCCGCCGGGTTGGCTGACCGAGATGTCCTGCTGGCCCCGCCATACACGGTGCTCAGTGAGGTGGCGCATGTCCTGCAGGGCAGTGATGTCCTGATTGCCTCTCAAAATGTTTGCTGGGAAGCTGAGGGTGCTTTTACCGGGGAAATATCGCCAACCATGATCAAATCAGCCGGAGGAACAGCCGCCATAATCGGGCACTCTGAGCGTCGGCAGATTTTTCATGAAGATCATGCGATCATTAATAAGCGAGTTCTCGGTGCATTGGCATTCGGTCTGATTCCGGTTTTTTGTGTTGGAGAAACTTTGGAAGAAAGAGAAGGTGAGAAGACCTTTGAAATATTAGAAGAACAGCTCCGAGAAGGACTTGCAGGGGTTAGTCTCCAGGATATGGGGAAAACTGTTGTGGCCTATGAGCCGGTATGGGCGATAGGTACCGGAAAAACGGCCAGTAAGGAACAGGCTCAGGAGGCTCATGCCTTTATTCGGAAACTATTAGCAGAAATGTTTGAAAAAAATATTGCCGACACCGTTAGAATATTGTATGGTGGCTCGGTCAAACCTGATAACGTCGATGAACTAATGGCGCAGACCGATATAGACGGTGCGCTTGTCGGCGGTGCGGCGCTTGATGCTGATTCGTTTTGTAGAATTATTAATTTTATTTGA
- a CDS encoding phosphoglycerate kinase — MNTIRDLDLKGKRVLVRVDFNVPMDGDGNITDDIRIRMALPTINHILNQEAKLILCSHMGRPGGKRVMEFSLAPAASHLAAILERPVLLAPDCVGGESEALVAAMQPGDVVMLENLRFHKQETENDTVFAEQIARMADVYINDAFAVSHRAHASVVGIPACVAEKAAGFLLQTEMDFFHKAMDTPVRPLVALVGGAKVSSKLGALKNMLDKVDTMIIGGAMANTFLKSQGIDMGASKIEEDLLASAREFVREAEEKGVKLYLPVDFVAADRFAADAVVKNVTSRDVPEGWMALDIGPASTIYFQEAMADARTIVWNGPMGAFEMDAFARGTMAICQAVASSHALSVTGGGDSNAAVKKSGEAANISYMSTGGGAFLALMEGKTLPGVEVLRK; from the coding sequence ATGAATACAATTCGTGATCTTGACTTGAAGGGAAAGCGGGTACTGGTACGGGTTGATTTTAATGTGCCAATGGACGGAGATGGAAATATAACAGACGATATCCGTATTCGCATGGCTTTGCCCACTATCAACCATATCCTGAATCAGGAAGCGAAACTGATTCTCTGCTCCCATATGGGTCGACCCGGCGGAAAACGGGTTATGGAGTTCAGTCTTGCTCCTGCTGCCAGTCATCTCGCCGCTATTCTCGAGCGCCCGGTGCTTCTTGCTCCTGACTGTGTCGGGGGAGAAAGTGAGGCTCTTGTTGCTGCGATGCAGCCGGGTGATGTGGTGATGCTCGAGAATCTACGTTTCCATAAGCAGGAAACTGAAAATGACACAGTTTTTGCCGAGCAGATAGCCCGCATGGCAGATGTTTATATCAATGATGCCTTTGCCGTATCGCACCGGGCTCACGCCTCCGTGGTCGGAATCCCTGCCTGTGTTGCTGAGAAGGCGGCAGGCTTTTTGCTGCAGACCGAAATGGATTTTTTCCACAAGGCCATGGACACTCCGGTGCGACCTCTGGTAGCCCTTGTTGGCGGCGCAAAAGTTTCTTCCAAACTTGGTGCTCTGAAAAATATGTTGGATAAGGTTGATACCATGATAATTGGTGGTGCCATGGCCAACACATTCCTGAAGAGTCAGGGGATTGATATGGGGGCATCAAAGATAGAAGAAGATCTTCTTGCCAGTGCCCGGGAATTTGTGCGGGAAGCTGAGGAGAAAGGGGTTAAGCTTTATCTTCCTGTTGATTTTGTCGCTGCGGATCGATTTGCTGCTGATGCTGTTGTTAAAAATGTCACCTCCCGTGATGTGCCTGAAGGCTGGATGGCGCTGGATATCGGTCCTGCAAGTACAATCTATTTCCAGGAAGCGATGGCGGATGCTCGAACTATCGTCTGGAATGGTCCCATGGGAGCCTTTGAAATGGATGCCTTTGCTCGTGGTACAATGGCTATATGCCAGGCGGTAGCCTCATCGCATGCCCTGTCTGTAACAGGCGGAGGAGATTCCAATGCTGCAGTGAAAAAATCGGGTGAAGCTGCCAATATCTCGTATATGTCCACAGGGGGCGGAGCTTTTCTGGCACTTATGGAAGGGAAGACGTTGCCTGGTGTGGAAGTCCTGAGAAAGTGA
- the rimI gene encoding ribosomal protein S18-alanine N-acetyltransferase, producing MHIRQMNGGDVATVSAIEERSLSAWNRQQIRSELQRKYGIALVAVAPDGEVRAWCCGLQTGVEAELLKITVGPEVRRSGIGRALLQEFCSIAKGQGAEQIFLEVRSQNHPALRLYEQHGFLKTGRRKDYYKEPVDDAVMYVLRLNDDPE from the coding sequence ATGCATATCCGCCAGATGAATGGTGGGGATGTTGCGACCGTGTCAGCCATTGAGGAACGCAGTCTTTCAGCATGGAACAGGCAGCAGATCCGTTCTGAGCTCCAACGAAAATACGGGATTGCTCTTGTTGCCGTGGCTCCGGATGGTGAGGTGAGGGCCTGGTGCTGTGGTTTGCAGACGGGTGTTGAGGCAGAGCTTTTAAAAATAACGGTAGGCCCTGAAGTTCGGAGATCGGGCATTGGCAGGGCTTTGTTGCAGGAGTTCTGCTCAATTGCGAAGGGGCAGGGAGCCGAGCAGATATTTCTTGAAGTTCGTTCCCAGAACCATCCAGCATTAAGGCTCTATGAACAACACGGTTTTTTGAAAACCGGAAGACGTAAAGACTATTATAAAGAGCCTGTGGACGATGCCGTTATGTACGTCCTGAGGTTGAACGACGATCCAGAATAA
- a CDS encoding type I glyceraldehyde-3-phosphate dehydrogenase has protein sequence MKLGLNGMGRIGKLSLWHHVSRKHFSGLVVNVGREIGQGLNDLAASVERDSSFGRLGTYLHGHRGGRVIEELNEEAGTMVINGVPVKFLRTARNPKDIAWQENNVKLVVDTTGAFTDPTADADAGWGALRGHLQAGAEKVMLSAPFKIKSKGIDMPADAVTAVMGINDEDYDPSRHALISAASCTTTCLSYMIKPLMESIGAENFLSASMVTVHAATGSQKVLDTLPKSGAADLRKNRSILNNIILTTTGAAKALALVIPEMQSIGFIAESVRVPTSTGSLIVLVMNFQDDLDSPLKRERINSIYREYAENSKYLEFSEDQNVSSDIIGVPEAAAVIEGTETHTRTASIPVNLQKLKSCQIDAGANHILNVPITQAVVYAWYDNELGSYTNTLGDLTVTVADKML, from the coding sequence ATGAAATTAGGTTTAAACGGCATGGGTCGAATTGGAAAACTCTCCCTCTGGCACCACGTCTCAAGGAAACATTTTTCAGGACTGGTGGTTAACGTTGGCCGTGAAATCGGTCAGGGATTGAATGACCTTGCAGCTTCGGTAGAGCGGGATTCATCATTTGGACGCCTTGGCACCTATCTGCATGGCCACAGGGGCGGCAGGGTGATCGAAGAGCTGAATGAAGAGGCTGGAACCATGGTTATTAATGGTGTGCCGGTGAAATTTCTTCGTACTGCCAGAAATCCTAAAGATATAGCCTGGCAGGAAAATAATGTGAAGCTGGTGGTGGATACCACCGGGGCGTTCACTGATCCCACAGCTGATGCGGATGCGGGGTGGGGGGCCTTACGTGGCCATCTGCAGGCAGGAGCTGAGAAGGTTATGCTGTCGGCTCCATTTAAAATTAAATCTAAGGGCATTGATATGCCAGCGGATGCTGTAACGGCAGTTATGGGAATAAATGATGAGGATTATGACCCATCCAGGCACGCACTTATCTCTGCCGCATCCTGTACCACCACCTGTCTTTCCTACATGATAAAACCACTGATGGAATCCATTGGCGCAGAAAATTTCCTGAGTGCTTCCATGGTGACGGTTCATGCGGCAACAGGCAGTCAGAAGGTTCTTGATACTCTGCCAAAGTCCGGTGCTGCAGATCTCAGGAAAAATCGTTCAATTCTTAATAACATTATTCTGACCACCACGGGAGCAGCCAAGGCTCTGGCTCTGGTTATCCCAGAGATGCAATCCATTGGGTTTATTGCAGAATCTGTGCGGGTTCCCACCTCCACCGGGTCACTTATTGTCCTGGTGATGAATTTTCAGGACGATCTTGACAGCCCGTTGAAGCGGGAGCGGATCAATTCCATTTACCGTGAATATGCTGAAAACAGCAAGTATCTTGAATTTTCCGAGGACCAGAATGTCTCTTCGGATATCATAGGTGTCCCCGAGGCTGCTGCCGTAATTGAAGGAACGGAGACGCATACCCGGACAGCGTCTATTCCAGTGAACCTTCAGAAACTGAAGAGCTGCCAAATTGATGCTGGGGCTAATCATATCCTTAATGTTCCCATCACCCAGGCCGTAGTTTATGCCTGGTATGATAACGAACTTGGAAGTTATACCAATACACTGGGCGATCTGACGGTAACCGTCGCTGATAAGATGCTGTAG
- the sfsA gene encoding DNA/RNA nuclease SfsA — MQFETPLQSATLVKRYKRFLADVTTAEGRKIIVYCPNTGTMRSCSTPGSQVMLSTSPNLNRKYPQTLEMIRENDTWIGVNTGLTNTIVAEAIHEGRIKEFQNIDRITREIVTSKSSRLDLLLEQRDKKIYVEIKNCSLVEEGWAMFPDAVTTRGTKHLEELASLVKQGHQGVIFFCIQRSDADRFRPAAHIDPVYASTLAEVSNKGVQIIAYQAEVRPESISIRKAIPCFLK, encoded by the coding sequence ATGCAATTTGAGACCCCGCTCCAATCGGCCACACTTGTCAAACGCTACAAACGCTTTCTGGCCGATGTAACCACTGCCGAAGGCAGGAAAATTATTGTCTACTGCCCGAACACCGGAACTATGCGAAGCTGTTCAACTCCTGGTAGTCAAGTAATGCTCTCCACTTCTCCCAACCTTAATCGTAAATACCCTCAGACTCTGGAGATGATACGGGAAAATGACACCTGGATAGGAGTAAACACCGGGCTCACCAATACAATTGTGGCCGAAGCTATCCATGAGGGCCGCATTAAAGAATTTCAGAATATCGACAGAATAACAAGAGAAATTGTCACCTCAAAATCAAGTCGACTCGATCTGCTCCTTGAACAGAGAGACAAAAAAATTTATGTGGAGATAAAAAACTGCTCCCTTGTTGAAGAGGGCTGGGCGATGTTTCCAGATGCTGTAACAACACGGGGAACTAAACATCTCGAAGAACTGGCAAGTCTGGTAAAACAGGGACACCAGGGAGTTATCTTTTTTTGCATTCAACGCAGTGATGCGGATCGCTTCAGGCCAGCCGCTCATATTGATCCAGTCTACGCCAGCACTCTTGCTGAAGTGAGCAATAAAGGGGTACAGATAATCGCCTATCAAGCAGAAGTCCGGCCTGAGTCAATCTCTATACGAAAAGCAATCCCCTGCTTTCTCAAATAA
- the queC gene encoding 7-cyano-7-deazaguanine synthase QueC: MIPDNKKAVILFSGGLDSTTVLAIAKEAGYSCYCLSFQYGQKQTVELEKARRIADASQVAKHLILNLDLDKIGGSALTDSIDVPKDRDMIHNAEEIPITYVPARNIIFLAHAVAWAEVLGATEIFIGINAVDYSGYPDCRPEFLESFTQMANLGTRAGIEKTGRFSIQAPLLNMSKAEIIKTGIGLGVDYATTHSCYDPVSGKACGRCDACVLRMKGFSEAGIVDPTDYIKT, translated from the coding sequence ATGATTCCTGACAACAAAAAAGCAGTGATTCTTTTCAGTGGAGGCCTTGACTCCACCACCGTTCTCGCTATAGCCAAGGAAGCTGGCTACTCATGCTATTGCCTCAGTTTTCAATATGGCCAGAAACAGACTGTTGAGCTGGAAAAAGCCCGGCGAATTGCCGATGCAAGCCAAGTTGCTAAACACCTTATCTTAAACCTCGATCTGGATAAAATCGGTGGTTCTGCTCTTACAGACTCCATAGACGTCCCTAAAGATAGAGACATGATACATAATGCGGAAGAAATTCCCATTACTTATGTCCCTGCACGGAATATCATCTTTCTGGCCCACGCTGTGGCCTGGGCAGAGGTACTTGGCGCAACGGAAATTTTTATTGGCATAAATGCAGTGGACTACTCAGGATATCCGGACTGTCGCCCGGAATTTTTGGAATCTTTCACACAAATGGCAAACCTGGGAACTCGAGCAGGGATTGAGAAAACGGGAAGATTCTCTATTCAGGCCCCCTTACTGAATATGAGTAAGGCGGAAATTATTAAAACGGGTATTGGGCTCGGGGTTGATTACGCCACAACCCATAGCTGTTATGATCCGGTTAGCGGAAAAGCCTGTGGCAGATGCGACGCCTGTGTGCTGCGCATGAAGGGCTTCAGCGAAGCCGGGATTGTAGATCCAACTGATTACATCAAGACCTGA
- a CDS encoding dihydroorotase, with protein MTTVNRLILQNGRLLDPVTGVDAKGDLWVEDGVIVPAQKEIPENSEVYDVHGKWIVPGLIDMHVHLREPGEEYKETIKSGTRAAAAGGFTAVACMPNTTPVNDCASVTQFITKAATREGSARVYPVGAISKGSKGAGLAEYGELRQAGAVAVSDDGLPVLDSQLMRRAMQYAGSHDLLVISHSEEMALSRNGSMNEGVVSTRLGLRGIPAAAEAIMVYREIALAELTGQRIHIAHVSTGAAAELIAQAKARGVRVTAETAPHYFTLTDEAVGDYNTNAKMNPPLRTEKDRQAIRKGLQDGTFDAIATDHAPHSVLEKELEFDRAANGVIGLETSLSLSLALVRDGVIGALRMVELMSSAPARILQVEGGTIAQGNVADITVIDPEKRYVFTEDSILSKGKNSPFLDWELQGKAVLTVMGGRITHNELT; from the coding sequence ATGACAACAGTGAACAGGTTAATCCTTCAAAACGGACGTCTTCTCGATCCAGTTACCGGTGTGGACGCAAAGGGAGATCTATGGGTAGAAGATGGTGTTATCGTTCCTGCACAGAAAGAAATCCCTGAAAACAGTGAAGTTTATGATGTGCATGGGAAGTGGATTGTTCCTGGGCTTATTGATATGCATGTCCATCTCCGGGAGCCGGGTGAGGAGTATAAGGAAACTATAAAATCTGGTACCAGGGCTGCTGCGGCAGGAGGTTTTACTGCTGTTGCATGTATGCCAAACACTACTCCCGTAAATGATTGCGCCTCTGTTACTCAGTTTATTACCAAGGCTGCCACCAGAGAAGGCTCGGCAAGAGTGTATCCTGTTGGCGCTATCAGCAAGGGAAGCAAGGGGGCGGGGCTTGCAGAATATGGTGAATTGAGGCAAGCAGGCGCTGTTGCAGTAAGTGACGATGGGCTTCCTGTTCTTGATAGTCAGTTGATGCGTCGAGCGATGCAATATGCCGGAAGTCATGACCTTCTGGTGATTTCTCATTCTGAAGAGATGGCATTGAGTCGAAATGGTTCGATGAATGAAGGGGTGGTCTCCACCCGTCTCGGGTTGCGCGGAATTCCTGCTGCTGCTGAAGCGATTATGGTATATCGGGAGATAGCCCTGGCAGAACTTACCGGGCAGCGAATCCATATTGCCCACGTCAGTACCGGGGCGGCTGCCGAACTTATCGCTCAAGCGAAGGCAAGAGGCGTGCGGGTGACTGCCGAAACAGCACCCCATTATTTCACCCTTACCGATGAGGCGGTTGGCGATTACAATACCAATGCCAAAATGAATCCTCCCCTGAGGACAGAAAAAGACAGGCAGGCAATCAGGAAAGGTCTGCAGGACGGTACCTTCGATGCCATAGCCACAGATCATGCCCCCCATTCCGTGTTGGAAAAAGAACTCGAGTTTGATCGGGCGGCAAACGGGGTTATTGGTCTTGAGACATCATTGTCCTTATCCTTGGCTCTTGTCAGGGATGGGGTGATTGGTGCACTGCGTATGGTAGAGCTGATGTCTTCAGCCCCGGCACGAATTTTACAGGTCGAAGGTGGAACGATTGCTCAGGGAAATGTTGCAGATATAACGGTCATTGATCCGGAAAAAAGATATGTCTTTACGGAAGATTCGATTCTTTCCAAGGGGAAGAATTCTCCTTTTCTTGATTGGGAACTGCAGGGGAAAGCAGTGCTGACAGTTATGGGAGGCCGGATCACGCACAATGAACTGACGTGA
- a CDS encoding aspartate carbamoyltransferase catalytic subunit produces MSTKNVKDAYQFKHKHILGIEQLSVADIFHILDTAISFKEISSRSIKKVPTLKGKTIINFFFEPSTRTRLSFEIAAKRMSADTFNIAASTSSATKGETLIDTARNLQAMNPDTIIVRHGSSGAPGLLARHVEASIINAGDGTHEHPSQALLDMMTVREHRGTVEGLKIAIVGDIAHSRVAHSDILGFTKLGAEVRVAGPETFMVPGLDALGARVCGSIVEAVTDADVVMALRIQRERQDDPLIPSLREYSQFYGINHNLLQKHARPDVLVMHPGPINRGVEMNPDVADGKGSVILEQVTNGVAVRMALLYLVMGREGGRG; encoded by the coding sequence GTGAGTACAAAAAACGTGAAAGACGCCTATCAGTTCAAGCATAAACATATCCTTGGAATAGAACAGCTATCTGTTGCCGATATCTTTCATATTCTGGATACAGCGATTTCCTTTAAAGAGATATCCAGCCGTTCCATCAAAAAAGTTCCCACCCTGAAGGGAAAGACTATTATTAATTTTTTCTTTGAACCTTCCACCAGGACACGACTCTCCTTTGAGATAGCGGCGAAACGTATGAGTGCAGATACCTTTAATATTGCTGCATCCACCAGTTCTGCCACTAAAGGTGAAACGCTGATTGATACGGCCCGTAATCTCCAGGCCATGAATCCTGATACTATAATCGTCAGGCATGGTAGCTCCGGTGCACCTGGTCTTCTTGCCCGTCATGTAGAGGCTTCAATTATTAATGCTGGAGACGGAACTCATGAACACCCCAGTCAGGCACTTCTTGATATGATGACAGTTCGTGAACACAGGGGAACCGTAGAAGGACTGAAAATTGCCATTGTCGGGGACATAGCCCACAGCAGAGTCGCTCATTCTGATATTCTCGGTTTTACAAAGCTTGGTGCAGAAGTAAGAGTTGCAGGCCCTGAGACGTTTATGGTTCCTGGACTTGATGCACTTGGCGCAAGAGTTTGTGGCTCCATTGTCGAGGCAGTGACAGATGCCGATGTTGTAATGGCTCTTCGTATTCAGCGGGAACGTCAGGATGATCCCTTGATTCCTTCGCTTCGTGAGTATTCCCAGTTTTATGGCATTAACCATAATCTGCTTCAAAAACATGCTCGCCCCGATGTGCTGGTTATGCACCCCGGCCCTATTAATCGTGGTGTGGAGATGAATCCGGACGTCGCTGACGGAAAGGGGTCTGTGATCCTGGAACAGGTGACTAACGGTGTGGCCGTACGGATGGCGTTATTATATCTGGTGATGGGACGGGAAGGAGGGAGAGGATAA